In Streptomyces pluripotens, the genomic window GCACAGACGGGGCAGCCGACTCGCTGAGCTTGATTCGCCGTCCTCAGCGAGCCGGGGTCTATTCCTCGCGACTCACGCAGGGGTGATCGGTCACGACACGGCCGTCCGACGCCGTCTGAACGTGCGCAGGCGACGCCATCAGATGCGCCGCTACCTTCTGCACCACGTCAGCGTTCCACGTCCCCAAGGCCACCATCGGACGCCCGTCCGGCGCAACACGCGGAGCCAGCCAGCCAAGATCCCGCTTCGGAATCCCGATCGCCAGCAGTGCCTGACACAGCACCTCATGCGCGTCAGCAGCGGCCTTCTTGCTGCTCTTGTAGATCTCCAAGGGGATCACTGCCCCGCCTCCCTCGGCGCGCAAGCCGTGTGCCAGTACGCCACGATCGGAGACGAGTCCCGGCGAGCCAGCATCCCCCGGCGGCAGCTCTCAAGGGTCTTGATCGGCACACCGCATGCCGGGCACGTCTCACCGGCCGGGGCATAGGTCGTGTACTCCCACTGTCGCGCGTCGGCATCGACCGCGGTCATGCGCTCACGGACAGCTGTCTCTGCTGCTCTACCTTGGGTCGCCATGCATATGACGCTATGTAACGGCAGGAACACACCTCAATGGCACTTTGACGAGGGGCCTGCCCGAAGTGCCACACCAAGTCACACCGGTACGCCGATCGCGTCAGCCAGCTCCCGCATCTCCTGCGTGAGGGTGCGCCGACGCGCGATCACTCGGCCGAAGATGTCCCGCGCGTAGCGTTGGTTAGGCAGCCACTGTGGAGCGTCCGCGCGGATCCCTTGTAAGACCTCAACCGTCTTGGCGTAGTCACGGGAGCGGGCATGCGCCTCTGCCACGTCCAGGAGGTGACGGTTGCGGTTGTTGGAGGTGGGCCGCATGCCGCTGGTCGGGATGCGCTTCGAGAGCTTGAGCACCAGGTCAGGCTTATCGACGATCATGGCATTCTCGGCCCGCTTCAGAGCCACCGTGACCGGTCCGAACGCCTGCAAGAAGTCGTCGCGCGGGGCGAACTCCCGCCCCATCGCGACCGCCGCCGAGTTGGCGTAGCGCAACGCGCCCTCCGCCTCCCCAGGCCGGTTGTCCCGGATCGCAGCAGCGGAGGCCCGCAGCAGCAGCCAGCCCCAGGCACTCAGCTCCGCCGGGGTCGCCCGCGAAACACGAGGCTCGACCTCATCCGCCCATCGCGTTGCCAGCTCCCGTGCTTCAGCCAGCCGACCACGCCGCAGCAAGAGCCAGCACTGTGTGCTCACCGTCGCCGCCGCCTGAAGCCGATCCGACGACTCATCCAGCGACCTGGACAGCGCGATATCAGCCGCCTCGAACTGTCGAGTCTGTGTGAGCAGCCAGCCTGTGAGCTGTGAGAGCCGGACACGTACGGCCCGCCCCTCCGGGCCACTCTCCGCGATCAGATCAGCATCCCGCAGCAGGGGCGGAAGGATCACACTCAGCTCTGCGAAACGATCATCGGAGAAGAGCGGCAGGGCTGATTCCAGCGCGTCCCGCACACCGCCTACGGTCGGCTCTTCCGTCGCACCGTCCGCCCGTACCGGCGCCACGAGCGCACGCCGGACAGCTTCCCAACGATCATCAGCGCCAGGCGCCGTCTCGGGATCGCCCTCATGATCAGCAATGAGGTTCGTCGTCGGCACCCGCAGGGCCTGCGCCAGCCGACGCGCAGTCTCCAGGCGCGTGTCAGCCCGCTCCTCTTGCTCCAGCTTCCGGATCAAGGACAGGGACACGCCTGACTCGCTCGCTAGCTGACGCTGCGTCATGCCGCGTCGCTTGCGTACGTCCTGAAGCCGCTTGCCAATGTCGGCACTCATGATTCGAGCGTACGGCGCCCGCCGTCCGTCTGGGCAGCCTTCACCGCTCGTCACTCCCGCAGGCTGCCTTGTCATGTGGCTGGAGAGTCTGAGATCAGGGCGATATCCGCATCCCAGTCCGGACCACCGATGGGTAGTCTCTGATCCGATCTGGAGCCAGTCTCCGGGACCCGCCCCAGGTAGCCCCGAGGCGGGTTCCGAAGGTCGACACCAGGTCATCACCAGGCCCCGTACAGTCCGGTTTCACCCCGTATGAACAGGGATTGAGGGCAGACCGTGAACAACCGCCTGACCTGCACGAACGCCGATCAGAGAGGTATGCCCCCTGACCCTGCGGTGAACTTCCAGTTCACGGGTCAGCGGGCGTACGTGATCCGGAACGGCCGCTTGGGGGGGACAGGTCAAGGACTTCGCGTACCAGGGGGTCACCCCCCAGTTCTGGGGCTCCATGGAAGCAGTCGGAGGCCCCCAGACCTACGTGCTGGGAGGCGCTTTCAACTGCGGAAAGGCCCAGCCAGGGCAGGTCGCCGCCGTGTCTCACGGATGCCCGTCCGCGCTGTTCCGGAGTGTGAACATCCTGAACACCGCCGACGAGTCCGGCCGCGGCTGATCGATCGGCACCGTACTGCAAGCACGGCCGTGCCCTACCCGCCGCGCCGGCTTGGCGGGTGGGCGGGGCACCGCCACTGACGGTCGGATTTCGGCAGTCCGGGCGCAACTGCCGGGGGCGTTGACCACCACGGCCGGGCACCGGCTGGTGGAAACCGACAGCAGCAGCACCCGCTAGCCTGGCGTGCAGGGCTACACCAGTCGCATCGGCTGGGGCCGAGACCCGCTCCGAGAACGAACTGCGCAAGGGACGCGGGACCAGGTATCCGAATCGTAGGAGAGGCGCATGGTCGAACAACCCCCCACGCGTTACTCGCCCGAGGGCACCCCCTTGGGCCGCGGCGCGGACAACGTCCGGTTCGGCAACAGCTACTCCACTGAAACCCCGCGCGTCCGCACATTGTGGTGGCGTATCAGGGATGCGCTCCGCTGGCCCGTGCAGAACGACGAGCAGCGCCACTGACGGACGTCGCCCCGGTGATGAGGTCCAGGAAGACGTCCCGGACAAACGGCTCCCGTCCGCTCCGCCGAACTCCTTGTCCCGCTGGCTGAAACCACAGGGCCGTTGCCAGCATCACGGACGCCGGCCACCATCCGACGACGATGCCCGCGAGCTGCCTGAGCACCTCCGCCGAGCAGGCGAACCGCGTGTTCTTGATCCTGTCGTCCAGTGCCCACGGGTTCGCGGCCCGCCGGTCGTTGCCCCACGACAGGCAGCGGTCGTCGCGGTTGCGTGCGGCGTACGCCCTACGCCGCACGGGCGGAAGGTGCCGGCTTGGACTTCGCCTTGCGGTGACCCCCGCTCGTCGCTCCGGCCGGGAGCCCTGCCATACCGCCCGAGGGTCTGAGGCCAGCACTGTATCCGCGTCCCGGCTCCGACCGCCGATGGGTAATCTCTGATCCGATCTGGAGGCAAGCGTCCAGGCCCTGCACCGGTAGTCCCGGTGCAGGGACCGGAGACCGACACCAAGGCGTCGCCAGACC contains:
- a CDS encoding helix-turn-helix domain-containing protein, with translation MSADIGKRLQDVRKRRGMTQRQLASESGVSLSLIRKLEQEERADTRLETARRLAQALRVPTTNLIADHEGDPETAPGADDRWEAVRRALVAPVRADGATEEPTVGGVRDALESALPLFSDDRFAELSVILPPLLRDADLIAESGPEGRAVRVRLSQLTGWLLTQTRQFEAADIALSRSLDESSDRLQAAATVSTQCWLLLRRGRLAEARELATRWADEVEPRVSRATPAELSAWGWLLLRASAAAIRDNRPGEAEGALRYANSAAVAMGREFAPRDDFLQAFGPVTVALKRAENAMIVDKPDLVLKLSKRIPTSGMRPTSNNRNRHLLDVAEAHARSRDYAKTVEVLQGIRADAPQWLPNQRYARDIFGRVIARRRTLTQEMRELADAIGVPV